From Chryseobacterium gallinarum, one genomic window encodes:
- a CDS encoding DNA-3-methyladenine glycosylase yields the protein MKLPLSYYSDQDVLFLAQDLLGKVLFTNLNGQITAGIIVETEAYFGIKDKASHAYGGRRTNRTEPLYSHGGISYVYLCYGIHHLFNVVTSVEGDPHAVLVRAIEPLIGKEIMESRRKMPASRAAISSGPGSAAKALGIDQSFNRKDLGGNEIWIEDHGIQYPPDAIVASTRIGVAYAQEDALLPWRFFVKNNKYVSKPNTVG from the coding sequence TTGAAACTACCACTCTCCTATTATTCTGATCAGGATGTTCTTTTTCTGGCTCAGGATCTCCTGGGAAAAGTTCTTTTTACCAACCTTAACGGTCAGATAACTGCCGGAATTATTGTAGAAACAGAAGCTTACTTCGGAATAAAGGATAAAGCCTCCCATGCCTATGGTGGCAGACGTACCAATAGAACTGAACCTTTATACAGCCATGGTGGCATTTCTTATGTCTATTTATGCTATGGAATACATCATCTCTTTAATGTGGTTACTTCAGTGGAAGGCGATCCTCATGCAGTTCTGGTAAGAGCCATAGAACCTTTAATCGGTAAAGAAATTATGGAATCCAGACGGAAAATGCCTGCTTCGAGGGCAGCTATCTCTTCAGGCCCGGGATCTGCAGCCAAAGCTTTGGGAATTGATCAATCTTTCAACAGAAAAGATCTGGGCGGAAATGAAATCTGGATTGAAGATCATGGGATTCAATATCCTCCGGATGCTATTGTAGCCTCAACCCGCATAGGGGTTGCGTATGCACAGGAAGATGCACTTTTGCCATGGCGTTTTTTTGTTAAAAATAACAAGTACGTCAGCAAACCTAATACAGTAGGTTAA
- a CDS encoding aminopeptidase P family protein — protein sequence MFSAQTYQDRRAVLQSNIANGILLFLGNIENPVNFEHNPYYFRQDSTYLYYFGIQEPRIAAIIDIDENKTIIFGDELSIDDIVWMGGQETLKEKSLKSGVQETLPYAELSQYILKAQASGRKVHYLPPYQSFNKIVLADLLSVRIAELQPSVELIRAVVKQRSIKESQEIEQIEQAINISNEMHLLVMRMGRPGVKEYEIANAIQYLAANKECQMAYPPIVTINGGILHNHYRLNTLREGDLFLNDSGAETAMGYASDLTRTFPVSPAFTTRQKELYEVVLNAFNNAQRLLKPGIRFKDIHLKAAQHLVEGLVDLGLMKGNPEDAVNNHAHTLFFQCGLGHMMGLDVHDMEDLGEQYIGYTEEEPKDTQTFGLKSLRLGKALESGFVLTVEPGIYMIPELIDIWQSENKNADFINYDKVNEYRNFGGIRIEDNFLVTDDGYRLLGNGLIKTIEEIENYRAEHLS from the coding sequence ATGTTTTCAGCACAAACTTATCAAGACAGAAGAGCAGTATTGCAAAGCAATATCGCTAATGGAATTTTATTGTTTTTAGGAAATATAGAGAACCCGGTAAACTTTGAACACAATCCTTATTATTTTCGTCAGGACAGTACTTATTTGTATTATTTCGGAATTCAGGAACCCAGGATTGCAGCTATCATTGATATTGATGAAAATAAGACCATTATTTTCGGAGACGAATTAAGTATAGATGATATCGTCTGGATGGGCGGGCAGGAAACCCTGAAAGAAAAAAGCCTGAAATCAGGAGTACAGGAAACTCTACCCTACGCGGAACTTTCTCAGTATATTCTGAAAGCGCAGGCTTCAGGAAGGAAAGTGCATTACCTGCCGCCTTATCAGTCTTTCAATAAAATTGTACTGGCTGATTTATTAAGTGTCAGAATAGCAGAACTGCAGCCGTCTGTGGAACTGATCAGGGCTGTTGTAAAACAACGCTCTATTAAGGAATCTCAGGAAATAGAACAGATAGAACAGGCAATCAATATATCCAATGAAATGCATCTTTTAGTGATGCGCATGGGCAGGCCGGGAGTTAAAGAATATGAAATAGCCAATGCCATACAATATCTGGCAGCCAATAAGGAATGTCAGATGGCCTACCCTCCCATTGTTACAATAAATGGCGGTATTCTTCATAACCACTACCGTCTTAACACGCTCAGAGAAGGAGATCTTTTCCTGAATGACTCAGGGGCTGAAACAGCAATGGGGTATGCCAGTGATTTAACCAGAACATTTCCTGTAAGTCCGGCTTTTACTACCCGGCAAAAAGAACTGTACGAAGTGGTACTGAATGCTTTTAACAATGCTCAACGTCTGCTGAAACCGGGAATCAGGTTCAAAGATATCCACCTGAAAGCTGCCCAGCATCTTGTGGAAGGACTTGTCGATCTGGGATTGATGAAAGGAAATCCCGAAGATGCCGTTAACAACCATGCCCATACGTTGTTCTTTCAATGTGGATTGGGACATATGATGGGGCTCGATGTGCATGATATGGAGGATCTTGGGGAACAATATATTGGCTATACTGAAGAAGAACCGAAAGATACCCAAACATTTGGTCTTAAATCCTTACGCCTGGGTAAAGCTTTGGAATCCGGATTTGTATTAACTGTTGAACCCGGTATCTACATGATCCCGGAGCTGATCGATATCTGGCAGTCTGAAAATAAGAATGCAGACTTTATTAATTATGATAAAGTAAATGAGTACCGGAACTTCGGGGGAATACGTATAGAAGACAATTTTCTGGTTACTGATGACGGCTACAGACTTCTTGGGAACGGCCTGATTAAAACCATCGAAGAGATTGAAAATTACAGAGCCGAACATTTGTCTTAA
- a CDS encoding GNAT family N-acetyltransferase, protein MHYKNDTLIIREFTPEEFTLFSALFENENVTRYLPYKTREEYKEMFDKAIADYKEGPFSRWGIFNPVNNDCMGMCLARTFLDRPDQIEIGYTLGENYWGKGLGTEVCKALVEYCLSLQQEKDIVAVTDPDNIGSQSSYQKRI, encoded by the coding sequence ATGCATTATAAAAACGATACCCTTATTATCCGGGAATTTACTCCGGAAGAATTTACTCTTTTTTCGGCACTCTTTGAGAATGAAAATGTTACCCGTTATCTTCCTTATAAAACCCGTGAGGAATATAAAGAGATGTTTGACAAAGCAATAGCTGATTATAAAGAAGGGCCATTCAGCAGATGGGGAATTTTCAATCCTGTAAATAATGATTGTATGGGGATGTGCCTGGCCAGGACATTCCTTGACCGGCCGGACCAGATAGAAATCGGATATACACTGGGAGAAAATTACTGGGGGAAAGGTCTCGGAACAGAAGTGTGCAAAGCCCTCGTTGAATATTGTCTTTCATTACAACAGGAAAAAGATATTGTCGCGGTGACGGATCCGGATAATATCGGCTCACAAAGTTCTTATCAAAAGCGGATTTAA
- a CDS encoding Fur family transcriptional regulator, with product MKQVRNTQAKTEILNLINSSDIALTHSDIQKKLGDLCNRVTIYRVLERLENEGAIHKIVNVDGVVNFAKCSGKCTNEQHFHNHVHFNCKECHSVTCIENAIPEISLPEHFVPQDYNFIISGICPKCSRA from the coding sequence ATGAAACAAGTCAGAAATACCCAGGCCAAAACTGAAATTCTTAATCTTATTAACAGTTCGGATATTGCCCTTACCCACTCGGATATTCAAAAGAAACTGGGTGATCTATGCAATAGAGTGACTATTTACAGAGTATTGGAAAGGCTCGAAAATGAAGGAGCTATTCATAAGATCGTTAATGTGGATGGTGTTGTTAATTTTGCAAAATGCAGCGGGAAGTGTACGAATGAGCAACATTTTCATAATCATGTTCATTTCAATTGCAAAGAATGTCATTCCGTGACCTGCATAGAAAATGCAATCCCGGAAATTAGTTTACCTGAACATTTTGTTCCTCAGGACTATAATTTTATCATCAGCGGAATTTGCCCGAAATGTTCCAGGGCATAA
- a CDS encoding MerC domain-containing protein codes for MKSKILDTIGISAAVVCLIHCIIFPLLLIVPLGISHNPYIDLAFLLIGAVVVYRVTRTIRNVRLKWLFWVSIFLISVSVGLDLLFEIHVPLIYIGALGLIVAHSINFKNHKH; via the coding sequence ATGAAATCAAAAATACTTGACACAATAGGAATTTCCGCTGCGGTTGTATGCCTCATTCACTGTATCATTTTCCCGTTATTACTGATCGTTCCTTTGGGAATATCCCATAATCCTTATATAGACCTGGCTTTTCTGCTGATCGGAGCCGTTGTTGTTTACCGGGTAACCAGGACCATCAGGAATGTAAGGTTAAAATGGTTGTTCTGGGTTTCAATTTTTCTTATTTCAGTTTCAGTAGGGCTTGATTTGTTATTTGAAATTCATGTTCCTTTGATTTACATTGGCGCCCTGGGTTTAATAGTAGCTCATAGCATCAATTTTAAAAACCATAAACATTAA
- a CDS encoding GTP-binding protein, protein MNKLPVTVLSGFLGSGKTTLLNHILHNKEGLKVAVIVNDMSEINIDARLIENQHTLSRTEEKLVEMSNGCICCTLREDLMIEVERLAKENRFDYLLIESTGISEPIPVAQTFTYTDEENGIDLSRFSYIDTMVTVVDCFNFMKDFGSAELLLDRKLTDMEGDYRTIVNLLTDQIEFANVIILNKTDLVDTETLGFLQTALQKLNPGAKILHSEFSRVDIKEIVHTGLFDFDKAQASAGWQKELQAAHHTPETEEYGISSIVFRNKRPFHPMRLWKYLNENYPEGIIRAKGLFWLASRPDVALNFSQAGGSFRLEKAGVWWGSMPMSSRVQYASFIENQEFIESRWDKNWGDRINELVFIGQNLDHDQIRTALSHCLITDQEENLWNAGMVFEDPFPEGI, encoded by the coding sequence ATGAACAAACTTCCTGTAACCGTATTGAGCGGCTTTCTGGGGTCCGGTAAAACCACATTGCTGAATCATATCCTGCACAATAAAGAAGGGTTGAAAGTAGCTGTTATTGTGAATGATATGAGTGAAATCAATATTGATGCCCGTCTCATAGAAAATCAGCATACCCTTTCCAGAACAGAAGAAAAACTCGTGGAAATGAGCAATGGCTGTATCTGCTGTACCCTCAGGGAAGACCTTATGATAGAGGTGGAACGCCTGGCTAAAGAGAACCGCTTCGATTACCTGTTAATCGAAAGTACAGGAATCAGTGAGCCTATTCCTGTAGCCCAGACCTTTACTTACACCGATGAAGAAAACGGAATTGACCTTTCCCGCTTCAGCTATATCGACACTATGGTGACGGTGGTAGACTGTTTCAATTTTATGAAAGATTTTGGATCTGCCGAGTTGCTTCTGGACCGGAAACTTACCGACATGGAAGGAGACTATAGAACGATTGTCAATCTTCTCACTGATCAAATAGAATTTGCCAATGTAATTATTCTTAACAAGACCGATCTTGTTGATACTGAAACATTGGGATTTTTACAGACTGCGCTCCAAAAGCTTAACCCCGGAGCAAAAATTCTCCATTCGGAATTCAGCAGGGTAGATATCAAAGAAATTGTGCACACCGGACTTTTTGATTTTGATAAAGCCCAGGCTTCTGCAGGGTGGCAAAAGGAATTACAGGCTGCCCACCATACACCTGAAACCGAAGAATATGGAATAAGCTCCATTGTATTCAGGAATAAAAGACCTTTTCATCCCATGAGGCTTTGGAAATACCTCAATGAAAATTATCCTGAAGGCATCATCCGGGCTAAAGGTTTGTTCTGGTTAGCTTCCAGACCGGATGTTGCGCTCAACTTTTCCCAGGCAGGCGGCTCATTCCGGTTAGAAAAAGCCGGGGTCTGGTGGGGTAGTATGCCTATGAGTTCCAGAGTACAATACGCTTCCTTTATAGAAAACCAGGAGTTTATTGAAAGCAGATGGGATAAAAACTGGGGTGACAGAATCAATGAACTTGTCTTTATCGGGCAAAATCTTGATCATGATCAAATTCGTACAGCATTAAGCCATTGTCTTATTACAGATCAGGAAGAGAATCTCTGGAATGCAGGAATGGTATTCGAGGATCCGTTTCCTGAAGGGATTTAA
- a CDS encoding alkaline phosphatase, translating to MDRRKFLKGSALLSGAFTLSPASLWSTRKQIESPGKNAKNIIFMISDGMSLGTLTMADTYSRNILGKGSNWLNLYQEKKVTRALMDTASASSVVTDSAAASSAFGGGVRVQNGVLNMGTNGERHLPVWQKFKKAGKKAGCVTTVTITHATPAGFCVNSARRNAEPEIAEMYADLELDVLMGGGDEFFNFRKREDKKDLYASYAGKGYQILKNSNDLKNITPGKKVLGIFNAGALPYSIDRMHVKEFKDTPTLADMTKAAINQLKGHQKGFVLQVEGGKVDWAAHANDVAALIHDQLAFDEAVKAVIDFAEEDGNTLVIITTDHGNANPGTIYGNNATQHFNSISNYKYTNEYLLNAIHKDYSVKDITDWIYEGNKIRLNDDEARHLLSFYNGLEKEEGLYNYKKLPFKWYSEIQKKHNSVGWISMDHSGDYVEVAAYGPGSELLQPFIKNTDLHFLMLKAAQL from the coding sequence ATGGACAGACGAAAATTTTTAAAAGGATCCGCATTACTGTCGGGAGCATTTACTTTATCGCCAGCAAGTCTCTGGAGCACACGGAAGCAGATTGAATCCCCGGGAAAGAATGCCAAAAACATCATATTCATGATCAGTGATGGAATGAGCCTGGGAACCCTTACTATGGCTGATACCTATTCCAGGAATATCCTGGGAAAAGGCAGCAATTGGCTCAATCTTTATCAGGAAAAAAAGGTAACGAGAGCTTTAATGGATACCGCTTCCGCCAGTTCTGTAGTGACCGATTCTGCTGCAGCCAGTTCTGCGTTCGGTGGCGGGGTCAGGGTACAAAACGGAGTTCTTAATATGGGTACAAACGGGGAAAGACATCTTCCTGTGTGGCAAAAGTTTAAAAAAGCAGGCAAGAAAGCGGGTTGTGTAACTACTGTTACCATAACTCATGCTACCCCGGCAGGATTTTGTGTGAATTCCGCCAGAAGAAATGCGGAGCCTGAGATTGCAGAAATGTATGCGGATCTGGAATTGGATGTGCTGATGGGCGGCGGAGACGAATTTTTTAATTTCCGGAAAAGGGAAGATAAGAAAGACCTCTATGCCTCATATGCCGGAAAGGGATATCAAATCCTTAAAAACAGTAATGATCTTAAGAATATTACGCCGGGAAAAAAAGTCCTGGGAATTTTTAATGCCGGAGCCTTACCTTACAGTATAGACAGAATGCATGTAAAAGAATTCAAAGATACTCCCACTTTGGCAGATATGACAAAAGCAGCCATCAATCAATTGAAAGGCCATCAAAAAGGATTTGTTCTTCAGGTAGAAGGAGGGAAGGTAGACTGGGCTGCTCATGCCAACGATGTTGCTGCTCTTATTCATGACCAGCTTGCCTTTGATGAAGCGGTAAAAGCAGTAATAGATTTTGCAGAAGAGGACGGCAATACTTTAGTCATTATCACCACAGACCATGGAAATGCCAACCCGGGAACTATTTACGGAAATAATGCCACTCAGCATTTCAACAGCATTTCCAATTATAAATATACCAATGAATATCTTTTGAATGCTATTCACAAAGATTATTCTGTAAAGGACATCACAGACTGGATCTATGAAGGAAATAAAATTCGTCTGAATGATGATGAAGCACGGCATCTTCTTAGTTTCTATAACGGTCTCGAAAAGGAAGAAGGGCTTTACAATTATAAAAAGCTCCCGTTCAAATGGTATTCTGAAATTCAGAAAAAGCATAATTCAGTAGGGTGGATCAGTATGGATCATTCGGGAGATTATGTTGAAGTAGCTGCATATGGACCGGGAAGTGAATTGTTGCAGCCGTTTATTAAAAACACAGATCTTCATTTTTTAATGCTGAAAGCTGCACAACTGTAA
- the xth gene encoding exodeoxyribonuclease III: protein MKIATYNVNGINGRLPVLLKWLQEASPDIVCLQELKAPQERFPLQEINAAGYQAIWNGQKSWNGVAILAKDREITEVQRSLPGDPEDIQSRYIEAIIDKMVICCLYLPNGNPYPGPKFDYKLSWIKRFKKRTNQLIAMELPAILIGDFNIIPEPVDVYKPERWENDALYRTEVRKAYKELQKKGWLDSIRKLFPEEKIYTFWDYLYKAYDRNAGMRLDHILLSPYLHSRLQSAGVDSHVRGWEKSSDHAPVWIELADEM, encoded by the coding sequence ATGAAGATAGCAACCTACAATGTCAACGGTATCAACGGCAGGCTGCCTGTTTTACTTAAATGGCTGCAAGAAGCTTCACCGGATATTGTCTGCCTCCAGGAATTAAAAGCCCCTCAGGAACGTTTCCCCTTGCAGGAGATCAACGCCGCAGGGTATCAGGCGATCTGGAATGGACAGAAAAGCTGGAACGGAGTAGCTATATTGGCAAAAGACAGGGAAATAACAGAAGTACAGAGGTCTTTACCTGGTGATCCTGAAGATATTCAAAGCCGGTATATAGAAGCAATTATAGACAAGATGGTAATCTGCTGCCTGTATCTTCCCAATGGAAATCCTTATCCCGGGCCTAAATTTGATTACAAACTATCCTGGATCAAACGTTTCAAAAAGCGAACAAATCAATTGATTGCAATGGAACTACCCGCCATTCTCATCGGGGATTTCAATATTATTCCGGAACCTGTTGACGTTTATAAACCCGAGCGCTGGGAAAATGACGCCCTGTACAGAACGGAAGTACGGAAAGCCTATAAGGAGCTTCAAAAGAAAGGCTGGCTTGATTCCATCCGCAAGCTTTTTCCGGAAGAAAAGATCTATACATTCTGGGATTATTTATATAAAGCTTACGACAGGAATGCAGGGATGAGGCTGGATCATATATTATTGAGTCCTTATCTCCATTCCAGGTTACAATCTGCCGGAGTAGACAGCCATGTACGAGGCTGGGAAAAAAGCAGCGATCATGCTCCCGTCTGGATAGAACTTGCTGATGAAATGTAA
- a CDS encoding XRE family transcriptional regulator, with amino-acid sequence MSIFSNNIRFLRAGRKLSQQNVADELSISRVRYSKYENGISEPPIDLLVKMSKYFHVSIDLLVSVDIRKYPIDEMLKLPDNRIVLPVAVDHLGNDTIEIIPQKASMGYLEGYSDVEYIESLQRIALPFLTNGKYRAFPADGDSMPPFRNGSYIVGKYVEGIDELKPGKTYVFVTLNDGITYKRFKERKNNVICVSADNSFYEPYDIPFSEIVEIWQYASGIFPEDFEPGDYENYNFKEMFRELKKDIRDLDKKISGRRRKQS; translated from the coding sequence ATGTCAATTTTTTCAAATAATATCCGCTTTTTAAGAGCTGGTAGAAAGCTCTCACAGCAAAATGTAGCCGACGAATTATCTATTTCCCGTGTACGGTATTCCAAATATGAGAATGGAATATCAGAACCTCCCATTGATCTTCTGGTAAAAATGTCCAAATATTTTCATGTCAGTATCGATCTTCTGGTGTCGGTAGATATCCGTAAATATCCTATTGATGAAATGCTGAAACTTCCGGATAACAGGATTGTCCTTCCAGTTGCAGTAGATCATCTGGGAAATGATACCATTGAAATTATTCCCCAGAAAGCCTCCATGGGTTATCTTGAAGGATATAGTGATGTAGAATATATTGAAAGTCTTCAGAGGATTGCCCTTCCCTTTCTGACCAATGGAAAATACCGGGCATTCCCTGCAGATGGTGATTCTATGCCTCCGTTTAGAAATGGCTCCTATATCGTAGGAAAATACGTGGAAGGAATCGATGAACTGAAACCGGGAAAAACATATGTTTTTGTAACATTAAATGACGGAATTACTTATAAACGTTTTAAGGAGAGAAAAAACAATGTAATCTGTGTAAGTGCCGACAATTCTTTCTATGAGCCTTATGATATTCCTTTTTCGGAAATCGTTGAAATCTGGCAATATGCTTCGGGAATTTTCCCGGAGGATTTTGAGCCGGGAGATTATGAAAATTACAACTTTAAAGAAATGTTTCGCGAACTGAAGAAGGACATCAGGGACCTGGACAAAAAGATTTCAGGCCGTCGCCGTAAGCAATCTTAA
- a CDS encoding bacteriocin-like protein yields the protein MKNLKKLDREQLKTISGDGFLDPVLGAIGGILGGVGTIVGGTLNAVGGAVGGTVVQVIKNLENGLCEVQCGINNVVHITVVSCGSNSCK from the coding sequence ATGAAAAACTTAAAAAAATTAGACAGAGAGCAATTAAAAACTATTTCAGGAGATGGATTTCTTGATCCGGTTCTAGGCGCTATCGGAGGAATTCTTGGTGGTGTTGGAACTATCGTTGGTGGTACCCTTAACGCTGTTGGAGGTGCTGTTGGCGGAACTGTTGTTCAGGTAATCAAAAATCTTGAAAACGGATTATGTGAAGTACAGTGTGGAATTAACAATGTAGTTCATATCACAGTTGTTAGCTGTGGAAGCAATTCTTGCAAATAA
- a CDS encoding alpha-ketoglutarate-dependent dioxygenase AlkB family protein produces MGQLALFDSEEYYQFPKELLEYTEHFLSENEAVKLQELLMNTVPWKQRVQKMYDKMVITPRLTAWYGDKEKTYQLGGTSFTANPWLPELWDLKLRIEKSTGYQFNSVLLNLYRDKNDSVAWHRDKESELGNRPVIASVSLGQVRNFEFRKFDDHANKYSLPLQHGSLLIMKGDLQLDWEHRIAKSVMAMKPRINMTFRWVKQ; encoded by the coding sequence ATGGGACAACTTGCTTTATTTGATTCAGAGGAATATTATCAGTTTCCAAAAGAGCTTCTTGAATATACGGAACATTTTCTATCAGAAAATGAAGCTGTAAAATTGCAGGAGTTATTGATGAACACTGTTCCCTGGAAACAAAGAGTACAAAAAATGTATGATAAAATGGTTATCACTCCACGGCTCACTGCCTGGTATGGTGATAAGGAGAAAACCTATCAGCTGGGCGGAACTTCTTTTACCGCCAATCCCTGGCTGCCTGAACTATGGGATTTAAAACTGCGTATTGAAAAAAGTACGGGCTATCAGTTTAATTCCGTACTGTTAAATTTATACCGTGACAAAAACGATTCTGTCGCCTGGCACAGAGATAAAGAAAGTGAGCTTGGAAACCGCCCTGTAATTGCTTCTGTAAGTCTTGGCCAGGTCCGTAATTTTGAATTCAGGAAATTTGATGATCACGCAAACAAATACAGCCTACCCCTTCAACATGGCTCTTTACTGATTATGAAAGGAGATCTACAGTTGGATTGGGAACATCGTATCGCCAAATCTGTTATGGCAATGAAACCAAGAATCAATATGACATTCCGGTGGGTAAAACAATGA
- a CDS encoding ArsR/SmtB family transcription factor, translating into MGVTKTDHFTEHQNQVAVIAKALGHPARVAIIEYLLKVDTCITGDIVNELPLAQPTISQHLKELKNAGLIKGTVEGNSVCYCIDENTFSVLKEYFSKIITTVTDRKCC; encoded by the coding sequence ATGGGGGTAACAAAAACAGATCACTTTACTGAACATCAAAATCAGGTAGCAGTTATTGCGAAAGCATTAGGACATCCTGCAAGAGTAGCTATCATAGAATATCTGCTGAAAGTAGATACCTGTATAACCGGTGATATCGTAAATGAGCTTCCTTTAGCACAACCCACCATTTCACAGCATTTAAAAGAATTAAAAAATGCAGGTCTGATTAAGGGAACTGTAGAAGGAAATTCGGTTTGCTATTGTATTGATGAAAACACTTTTAGTGTTTTAAAAGAATACTTTTCAAAAATTATTACAACAGTAACCGATCGGAAATGCTGTTAA
- a CDS encoding DUF6428 family protein gives MKLSEIKELLPTLEHVEFQLENGTFVPEHFHVTEVGQVNKKFIDCGGVVRDEKSVNFQLWNANDYEHRLKPAKLLNIIRLSEEKLQIEDAEIEVEYQSDTIGKYDLAFNGKTFVLKAKTTACLAQDACGIPSEKQKKNLSELTVSQNSACKPGSGCC, from the coding sequence ATGAAATTATCGGAAATTAAAGAACTTCTCCCTACATTGGAACATGTTGAATTTCAGTTAGAAAACGGAACATTTGTTCCTGAGCATTTCCATGTGACCGAAGTAGGCCAGGTCAATAAAAAATTTATCGACTGTGGAGGAGTGGTACGTGATGAAAAGTCCGTAAACTTCCAGCTTTGGAATGCCAATGACTATGAACATCGTTTGAAACCCGCGAAATTATTGAACATCATCAGGCTTTCTGAAGAAAAACTACAAATTGAAGATGCCGAAATTGAAGTTGAATATCAAAGCGATACCATTGGTAAGTACGATCTTGCCTTTAATGGAAAGACATTTGTATTGAAGGCAAAAACTACAGCTTGTCTGGCACAGGATGCCTGTGGAATTCCTTCAGAAAAGCAAAAGAAAAATCTGAGTGAATTAACCGTAAGCCAAAATTCTGCTTGTAAACCAGGAAGTGGATGCTGCTAG